The Panulirus ornatus isolate Po-2019 chromosome 5, ASM3632096v1, whole genome shotgun sequence genome includes a window with the following:
- the LOC139748492 gene encoding LOW QUALITY PROTEIN: angiotensin-converting enzyme-like (The sequence of the model RefSeq protein was modified relative to this genomic sequence to represent the inferred CDS: deleted 1 base in 1 codon), with protein MAGDGKAWTVLLWVAMVVFGGVPETRADNFFTRGVEGSNDDETAAIRFLAQYDREAALMCNRFMKASWNFNTNVTEFNRLKMLEQQMRWSDFHRSKWNEASNFAWRNFSSSAVKRMFSFVTVLGRAALSEDKLREMTELIQEMKTTYSTAKICRYDPTRRRLPSGDYDYNADFDEEDDNEIGCVPSLSLEPALTQTMATSRDPEELRYVWRAWREAAGKPLRQSYLRFVQLANEAATLNGFEDAGEHWRSDYETDTFREDLEELWEKLRPLYEQLHAYVRNKLRQKYGEEIVPIDGPIPAHLLGNMWAQTWTHTLDLTIPYPGRTSVDVTNALRRQGYRPESMFRLAERFFESLGLEPMFPSFWTNSLFEKPRDREVVCHASAWDFCNGYDYRIKQCTQVTTEDLVTIHHEMGHIQYDMQYRNQPFIFRDGANPGFHEAIGDVLALSSSTPQHLKAIGLLASVDESFETDINFLFTMALDKIAFLPFGYLVDQWRWEVFSGETDETSLNSRWWDLRLSLQGVSPPVARDEDDFDPGAKYHIPANVPYIRYFVSFILQFQFHSELCDAAGHQGPLHRCDIFGSIKAGRLLKNVLSLGKSRPWTEALSVLTRAKTNKLDAEPILEYFAPLQVWLQSQNRDSFVGWKESSAIVQQRVTTSNASVITGVILAILAVLLLLVLIIVAFRKFKRAGKSFNTATQGT; from the exons GGTAGCAACGATGACGAGACTGCTGCGATTAGGTTCCTGGCTCAGTATGACCGAGAAGCCGCCCTCATGTGCAACCGCTTCATGAAGGCCAGCTGGAACTTCAACACCAACGTCACCGAATTTAACAGGCTCAAGATG TTGGAGCAGCAGATGAGGTGGTCAGACTTCCATCGCAGTAAGTGGAACGAGGCGAGCAACTTCGCCTGGAGGAACTTCTCCAGCTCCGCCGTTAAGAGGATGTTCTCCTTCGTCACCGTCTTGGGAAGAGCAGCGCTGTCCGAGGACAAGTTACGTGAG ATGACGGAGCTAATCCAGGAGATGAAGACGACCTACTCCACGGCCAAGATCTGCAGGTACGATCCCACTCGACGACGACTCCCCAGCGGCGACTACGACTACAACGCTGACTTCGACGAGGAGGACGACAACGAAATCGGCTGTGTTCCGTCCCTCAGCCTCGAGCCAG CCTTGACCCAGACCATGGCCACGTCCCGGGACCCGGAGGAGCTGCGCTACGTGTGGCGAGCCTGGAGGGAAGCTGCCGGCAAGCCTCTGCGACAGTCCTACCTGCGCTTCGTCCAGCTCGCCAACGAAGCCGCCACGCTCAATG GCTTTGAGGACGCTGGGGAACATTGGAGGAGTGATTACGAGACGGATACGTTCCGTGAGGACCTGGAGGAGCTGTGGGAAAAGCTTCGTCCCTTGTACGAGCAGCTGCACGCCTACGTCAGGAATAAACTGCGGCAGAAGTACGGAGAAGAGATAGTGCCCATTGACGGCCCAATC CCGGCCCATCTTCTCG GCAACATGTGGGCACAGACGTGGACGCACACGCTGGACCTGACCATCCCTTACCCCGGGCGCACTTCCGTCGACGTCACCAACGCCCTTCGTCGCCAGGGATACAGGCCGGAATCCATGTTTCGCCTGGCAGAAAGGTTCTTTGAATCACTGGGGCTTGAACCGATGTTTCCCTCTTTCTGGACGAATTCGCTGTTCGAGAAACCCCGAGACAGGGAGGTGGTGTGCCACGCCTCCGCCTGGGACTTCTGCAATGGCTACGACTACAG GATCAAGCAGTGTACCCAGGTGACGACAGAGGACCTCGTCACCATACACCACGAGATGGGCCACATCCAGTACGACATGCAGTACCGCAACCAACCCTTCATCTTCAG GGACGGTGCTAACCCCGGGTTCCACGAGGCAATCGGTGATGTCCTGGCCTTGTCCTcttccaccccacaacacctgaagGCTATCGGTCTCCTGGCCAGCGTCGACGAATCCTTTGAGACAGACATCAACTTCCTCTTCACCATGGCCCTCGATAAGATCGCTTTTCTACCCTTTGGCTACCTGGTCGATCAG TGGCGATGGGAGGTGTTCAGTGGAGAGACGGATGAGACATCGTTGAACAGTCGTTGGTGGGACCTCCGCCTGTCTCTCCAGGGGGTGTCTCCCCCAGTCGCAAGAGACGAGGACGACTTCGACCCTGGTGCCAAGTACCACATCCCTGCCAACGTACCGTATATCAG GTACTTCGTCAGCTTCATCCTCCAGTTCCAGTTCCACTCGGAGTTGTGCGACGCGGCTGGACACCAGGGGCCGCTCCACCGTTGTGACATTTTTGGCTCCATCAAGGCTGGGAGACTCCTCAA GAACGTGCTGTCGCTGGGCAAATCTCGGCCGTGGACGGAGGCGCTGTCTGTGCTAACCAGAGCGAAGACCAACAAGCTAGACGCCGAGCCCATCCTGGAGTACTTCGCTCCACTCCAAGTCTGGCTCCAGTCCCAGAACCGCGACAGTTTCGTCGGATGGA AAGAAAGCTCAGCCATCGTACAGCAGCGGGTGACCACCTCCAACGCCTCCGTCATCACGGGGGTCATCTTAGCCATCCTGGCCGTCCTCCTGCTGCTCGTTCTCATCATCGTCGCCTTCAGAAAGTTCAAACGGGCTGGGAAGTCCTTCAATACCGCAACTCAGGGCACCTGA